The sequence below is a genomic window from Amia ocellicauda isolate fAmiCal2 chromosome 6, fAmiCal2.hap1, whole genome shotgun sequence.
gcattttaaattaaacccaaaacggtcaatgtatttgacaaaaaaatataacaaaactataccagaaaccctaaacaattgtgatttaaaaacaactaagtctttaaaaacaattaagatttgttatttaaaatcttcttttaaaaacaatcattcataaaatctttaaaagatctttaaaagatcttggactcgggctccagcagggggaactaaccgtccccggagggcacacgttgtaggtttgtgatctaggaggagagaggaaagttcagagactgagagaggtgagaatgaagaaaaggaagcttggtcggtgggagacttgggcgtggtgggagaggaggggggactgttgaagtacttgcggatgtctgtgatcttggaggagaagaaggaggcgaaatcatctgcagtgagagatgagggagcaGTGGCAGATCTAGAGAATTTTACATGGGGTGGCAAATGAGTGGCAAGAGGTTTTGGCAGGGTGGTATGGGAGTCcccatacaatacaaataaaattgtaCTTCTATAtgtcaattaatttaaaaaatatatattttaacaatatttattctaacaacaataatatacaacaataataacacttCTCCAAGATTCTTCATGATAATACAACATATAAAAAACTGTGCTGGTGTTATTGTCTCTGCATTGCCTTGGGTCCAGCCATGCTTTTTTAAGGCGGCGGTTGTTGTGCTGTGCagcaaaatgttttacaaacatatCCAAATCAAGTGCTTTTGCACACTGGCTCTCAATACTGAGAACAGCTAAGTTTGTCAGACGGATATCTGCCATTGTTGAACGCAGGGTCACTTCAGATCTGTGCCTATCCATtaagccattagacagcttcacattttttgaaattcaccaggtagaatttaggcttaatccacctcttcagcttatagctgtttataggcctccaggcccctattccatttttatgaccgaatttagcGATCTCTTATCTAACTTAGCCATACActatgataaactcattattttgggggactttaacatacatattgacattaaagacgaccccTTCACtattagtttcttgtccctattggagtctgtaggcttcactcaggaTGTGTCAGGACCTacacatcgtcacaatcacacactagatctagttattacccatggggtacagattcacaacctaataatatcaccaCAAAACCAGACGATTTCTGACCTCTggcttattacatttgagctacctggagtagaatcagacacacaggagaggaacatagaaacttgtTGCCTAAATCCTACTGCTATTCATTAATGTACTACTCTGTTGCCAAATGTTAGCTtcatcaaaacaggatctgtagatgaattattaaatcatttcaacaatacactgaGCACTGCTTTAGGAACAGTagctccattaaggacacgacaaattaaaccaacgaaacactcaccatggtttaacaagcacactcgctcacttaaaacagaatgccgtagatatgAACGTAATTGGAGAGcaacaaaactagaggtcttccatatggcatgaaattacagtataataagatacaagcaggccctgtcctgtGCTAGGACTGCCTACTACtctaatttaatagagacgcataagaataacccgcgttttctctttaacacaatagcgacacttactaatcagcaggtaaagccttcagaggttatcccccccaatatcacctgcaatgacttcatggatcatttcaatagcaaagttaatggcaatagaaaacagatagaactggaaacatacacaaatactataGCTGATGCCTACAGTCCTTCtaagcccctgcctaccttggactcatttaacgcagtaaatcaccaggaattggtctccttaattactaaaattaaaactacaacctgcgcactagaccctttacccactaaactgctaaaacaatctctgaaattaattattcacctaatacaaaatattatgaATGCCTCTTtctcctcaggatctgttcccgaatcgtttaaaatagctgtaattaaaccacttcttaagaaatccagtgccgaCCCTAACCTACTAAAACACTATCAacctcaaaccttcccttcctttcttaggttctagagaaagtagttgcaaactaattgcaagctttttaactgataatcatctttatgaaaaatttcaatcaggcttccgttctggCCAtggtacagaaacggccctgttaaaagtattgaattacGTGTTTCAGTCCACCGACTTAGGGCACAgcactgttattattttattagacttaagtgcggcttttgacacaatcgaccacaaaatcttgttacaccgcttagaaaaccttgTTGGCCTGTCTCACAATAtgctgtcatggtttaaatcatatctgtcaaacagactccgaTATGTTCAGATTAATGAGAACCACTCAAAcataactgaggttaagtacggagtgcCACAAGGTTCAGTCcttggacctatacttttttcattgtacatgctccctttaggtgatataattcgacgacataatattaactttcacagttacgcagacgacacacaattatatctgtcagtacaTCCTAAgaataccatagacctagaaaaactaatctgctctctgtccgagattaaaacatggatgacaagaaATGtccttaattctgacaaaacagaagtcctaattttaggggacaaaaatctaACTGTTCTACATGCACTGACAAATCTTAAATACTgaaaactttaatttctcccctaaggagatggcacaaAACCTGGTTGTCATCTGTGATCTAAATCTATCCTTTGAACCATATAtccagaatgtgtcgagatcttcattcctccagcttagaaacattgctagactgagacaattcctctcgttacaggacactgagaaattgatacacgcatttgttacatgtagattggattactgtaatgccattctgtcaggcagcacaaacagagctatttctgcacttcagttagtccaaaatgctgctgcaagaattcttacaaaaacaagaaaatatgaacatatcactccagtattgtcttctcttcactggctgcccgtgcgctacaggatagactttaaagttgtcttactaacatttaaagcactaaagggactggcacctccctacttaaaagatgtccttatcgaatacactccaactcggccattgagatcacaggaagccggttacttagtggtccataaaatacacaagaaaaccgcaggtggtcgagcatttagttatagggccccgaaactGTAGAATGATCTTCCAGCcattgtaagagatgccccctccatctgaagactcatctgtttagtctctgccgccagtgtgccatggacatgcaatagcacaactgtctttggaaatgtcctgcattgcttgaccagtatctgagcacaacttcttgtcttcttgtcttccagcaacacccCACTCTGAGGGGCCGACGAGGCACCTCGTctcccaccatggaagtctgatgaggcacaaccttCCTCTGAGGCACTCCATCACGGAGGGCCagcggggcatccacacccaaggtctgaagAGTCATCGCCACCAAAAGGCTGTTGATGGTTCAACCCCCCGACCCCCGATGGCTGgtgagaggcctcctccagagggaaaaccacagccagcagcaccaattaagaactttctgatctccttgctgctgtaacaactatgctgtctggaggggaggcaaccattaggcctagtccctaagccgtggacccctaGGGATTCATTTTTCTCCtatatgccatccataggagtttcttgtttttctctcctccgtgcctaaatggtttatttatttaaatgttcacttactttattttagatcatgtaaactgtttacaggtctatatttatttattttactttattgtatttatctattttattttgctgtactttgttgtatgttttccagtctgtaaagcactttgtggctaccctgcgaagggcgctatacaaataaaaattgattgatacaTTGACTTTTGTATTTGGATAtatctaaaaaaagaagaaagtagCAAATAGAATTATCTAGAATTGTGATCAATCATATGTAATTATTATCATAGTTTGATCATAATTACTGCTGAAACGGTACACATTTGCACATATAGCAATACTACTTCATCTAACCCTATGGCTGTATAAAACatgcataaaatagaaaataacattttcaaattattttaatgaccGATATGGTATGTTACTGCACTGGAATTTATATAAACAGAGAGTGAAAACGTACCATGTGGTCCGGCTGGAACTGCAGCAGGATCAGCCACCTCCCTACCCTCATCTGTCTCTTCCTCATCACTCCCTGCTTCTGTCCCTCCTTCTTATTCACTTTCCTCCTCATCTTCGTCCCTCACATTCattttgctttctctctcttccccttcaCTCATTTCCTCATCTCCTGGTCTTCTGGTCTCTCTTGCTCCTCCTGTCCACTCCTGTCCATTTAATTTTTGAAAAAGTGGGAAATATCTccctttttactttttcttttcatttttatagcccaattctgacccaattctgaCCCTCACTGTCAGTTGTAAGATTAAACAGCCCCCTTGCAACGGCAGCAAACACGTTGCTTGAACGTTATGAATTTAAACTAAACATTGCAGCGTTTAACACTGCAAAACGGTGCTTCTcagcttattttttctttactatAGActgtatataatacaaaaatatatacagtgtctAGAAAAAGGTAGTTAAAAGGCAAAGTGCTCCTACAAATCACGTCTTGATGATGAACTCCTTTTAGCTAGCACCAACATTTTTTACTTTTGGCTAACATTATGTTACGTGCTCTCTCGGATGAATTGCCCTTTTCATGAGCTACATGCAATGATTGCATTCATTACTAATTTAATTTAGCATTAAATTTGTGTGTATTTGGTAGAACTTCAAATGCAGAAGCACATCCGACTTTACCTTTTGATACAGTGCAGCTCAGTCGCTCCTCTCTGCAGCGCACCTCCAGATTGACGGACGTGACGTTAGGGGAGCAGCAGGGGGGCAAGCACTACAGTAAGGGGGGGCAGCTGCCCCCCCTTGCCCCCCTGTAGATCCACCCctgtgagggaggaggagggggagggggagggggggcaaagagggaggagaaggtggagtggagtttgcaggggttgtggacagtggattcaaagagtaattggaagtaagacttcttggctgaagTGAGTAAGGAGGAGAATGAGGACAGAGAGCGGTaaagttcgagggcagctgtgAGTTTTGACTTTTTCCACTTCTGTGGAAATAACGCTACAACATACAATGATTTTGTGCCTCCACATTTGTgtcaacagtttggggaaggtcctttcctgtttcagcaggacaatatcCCTGTGCACAAAATGAGGtccatacatacagttaggtccataaatatttggacaatgacacaattgtcatcattttggctctgtacaccaccacaatggatttgaaaggaaacaatcaagatgtcctttaagtgtaggcttttaatttgagggtagttacatccaaattgggtgaacgatgtaggaattacacccatttgtatatgtggtacccccaattttaggggctaaaTAGTACTTGttacaaactaacataatcattaattaaattgtgagtttcaatacttggttgcatatcctttgcagtcaatgactgcctgaagtctggaacccatagacatcaccggatgctgggtttcttccctggtgatgctctgccaggcctgtactgcagctgtctttagttcctgcttgttctttgggcattttgccttcagttttgccttagaaatcaaaacaaaccaatcagagagatagcaagaacattaggtgtggccaaatcaactatttggtacattcttatgaagaaagaacgcactggtgagctcaggaataccaaaaggcctggaagaccacagaaaacaactgtggtggaagACTTGAAGAatttgaagatttgaagaattctttccctgctGAAGAAAAATCCCTttacaacagttggccagatcaagaacaccctccaggaggtaggcgtatctgtgttaAAGACACTGAGTGAGCGGAGTGTCATATAATTGCAATGaataacaaatattttattatgtactaatagTTGGGAGTGAAAACTGATCTTACTGTAGAACCCctaacacacaacaatacctatgaagttatatattttgttaattcaagaaaactggacttaatatctCGGAGAGTTTaatggagggggggagagagtggaGTAGCTCCATGACCTAGCTTCAGATCCGGCTCCAGGTTCCGGAGCGCTCCGATGAGCCTGAGTCCAGctctgctccggctccagcaataccagctccagctccgctccgACTCCAATGCATGGCCAACCCTAGCGTGGGTCTCAGCAGATAGGAACCTTAGACATCGTTTTTCAAGGGCTATAAACTTTCCTGAACTTGCTTTACACCAGTTGTCTACCTGCCTGTCTTTATGAAAGGAAAAGGAGACCACCGATGGCTACAATATGTATAGCAAGAGAATCCCGCTGTACAACAATCTACATATAATTGAATCAGTCATGATGCCATTAAGACAGGTAGTGTCTAGCAATACCACTAGATTGCTCATGTTGGCATTGAAGGACTTTCCTTGTGCATTCATTGTGTTTCTCCAAAATTCAATTTAATCTTCATGTTAATGTCACCTCATAGTGGGTGATAGGGGTGACATGATACGTGACCACACCACATCTTTTGTTTAACAAGAGAGGACCTTGTATAcctactctctctccctccctgggcACACTCAACGGGACCCCAAGACTCCACCACATGGAGTGGGTAAGGTTTAATgagaatatttaattttacaaatgcCAAGACAGGGCACAAAGACTGTACTTGAGCAGGGAACACAATATAATGGGACTTGGGGAAATAAATCAATCCTATTACTAAAATTGTCTTTAATAAAAGGGGcacataaaaaactaaaaaccttACCCAAAACaacacaagaaaataataacaaaggAACTAACTGTGAATCTATAAAAACCCAATATCCTTATAAATAGaaggaaacaacaacaacaacgaaacAAAAGTATCTCTTCTGCTTTTTTACAGGAGACATGCAGCATCACCGACAACTGCAGGTAGGTGTGACTGCATAACAAGACCCTccttaagttttgttttgttttgttttttaatttaaatatatctacatGCTATTTGATCTGTGGTGCAATTATTCTAAAACCCATCAGCTAGCATTATGTATGCATTGCTAATAGTTGTCTGTAGTCAAAAGAGTATAAGGAATTAAACATAGAAGAGCTAAACTGATCCAAATGGATCGAACTGTGTTAAACACGTTGTGATTTCAGAGTAATGAACACAAGGACAAGTATTATTCAGACCAGTTTTTCCAAGACCAGTTCTTTGGCCTCTTGGCCCACTCCAAGTTCTTGATCTAACCATAATTCACTCACATATTTCAGAttagatatttttttaagtttttgtatcttatttatttattgaatttggGACAATGCATTCCATAACATGTGATTCACAAAAGCATATGACATAATGAACTAATTCTTTATTGGTCTACTGAAGAGATCTCCAACACTGGTTCCAGAGGTCTTCTCATTTCATTCCAATCAAACTCTGTATTTCTCAGGGTATGTATGTGTTGGACGAGATCTATGAGATGAATACCCACTGATGGAAGACACTGGTACAATGAAGCTCTCCAGGTACAGAGTTGCAGACTGCTCGACAGGCTTTTAGAATGAGTGATTTTAGCTGTTGACATTCTGTTGTGGAATGCAGAAGACAGGAAGGTGTGGATCTCGGCTCCTCACTGTTCCTGTTGTCTTGGGCTGCAGTGGCTCTTAATCAGCACTCTCTCCTGCTTCCAGGGAGCATTGAGCACCACAAAAACACACTGGAGGGCCTGGGATGGAACAGAAGGCAAACATTCAGGGGCAGAAACACTCTCTTACAGTATCTGAAGACCTCTGATGGGAAGACAGCTTTCGAATAATTGTATGCCTTGTAGATTATTGAGAATTATTGGGAGTGCTGATATTTCCTCATGAGCACTGCTACTGCATGTCATTGTAGAAAGCACCTGCAATTATGCACTTCAGGTATCAGTTATCATGACAAAATTTTACTATGTAAACTACCCTCAGTGTTGATAACACATTGTTCAAGATTACCTTTGCTTGTGCAGGGGCTGTCACAACTGGGCAAGACTCCAGGTCAGCACTCTTTCCTTTCTTACACTGGGTGAGCTGCAGCTCCACGTCCATTGTGTACTCCCCTCCACCGATGGCCTGGAACAGAGGGTTGTACTGCTCATTCACTCATTCACATGTTGAAAGTCTACATGACTACATGACTGCAAGATTATTACttaaatgacaaaacaaataacTGGAAAGTAGCATTAAGAAATGTAAGGTATCTCTTCTGACTTCAATATTCAATACAAATTGTAACTATGCAGTGAGCATTATCTTGAACCCATGTAAACTTTCCAAAGATGCATACTGGTCATATTCATATGTCATCATGTCCACCAATAAAGCTAAATACTTTCTAATAGCTTATCAGTTTTTGATGAATTCGAACACTGCTCTCAGACTGACTAGCAGTCCTTCTTCTGCTTCAAACAAAGTGGACATCAAAAGTTTACCATACTCTACCTTCATTGTGACTGTGTCAAACTTGGTGATTTTGTAGAGGCAGGGCTCCTTGCTGAAGTAATTGAAGGACTCCAAGGCGAAGGCAGCGGAGTCACGGACCTCTAGGCTGTTGGGATCGGCATCAATAGCTTCTAGAGGAGCTGCTGATACAGTGAGGAGAGCTGAGGAGAGGAGAACGCAGAGGAACTGCCAGAAGTCTGCCATCTTCTACTGCTTTTCACACTGAAGAGAGGGACTGTAGACTGAGCAGCACACTGGGCCTTTATATAGGACAGGGCTCAGTGCAGCCAGCCATGACTGGATCACGGTACCATGTTTACTCTGCCTATCAATCTGTTAGATGGTTGATTAACAATGTTCTAGCTCATTTTCAACAATTGTGTAATATTTTAGAATGCAAACACAGTGTCAGCAATGTTTgctgaattaatttaatatttcatcTTGGGTATTGCAGAACTAATGACGGTCAAACATTTGTTAATAGTTTCTGATTAGATAtcattgtttaattttaaatattgacATCATTACATCTTACAAATGCCATGATTATTGCCCACGTAGTCTTTTAACACTACAGAGAACATAAATCTGTTACAATTGCCATACTGGCTCTAAATGTTCAGCAGGGATGCTTCTGAAAATTCTACGCTTAGCTTAGAAGGTGAAAGAAGAATCCAGAATATTTACAATGATCATACAATTTATTTTGATGTGTTTTATATGAAATGGAGTAATGCAAAACATAAAATTACGTGTTCAGattttacatacacacattcttttaaataattaaacagtgTAATATATGCAGAGAACACTAAATTGGCTAGTTGATTTCTCTTCCACACAGGAATTGAACCAGCATGCCATTTTGTAACATATTCTTAAATTTTAGATGAGGGGAATACACTTTTTGGTGGACGGCATGAATCCAAGTAAATGATTGATTCAGCATAaagaatatatgttttaaatgacAATTGCTATTCTTCCATATCTCCAAATTGGTGGTTTGAAATAATTCACCAGCAATGAGTTACTACTCATGTTAAACAGTCATATTTATTAATCTATGTGTGCTGCGgtattgaaattaaattaatgtctgtctttcatttacttttgttttgtcattgCATGCTTTCATTTTTTCTCTATTATTTCAATCTGCTGCTCAGATTGCTACATTCACTCTTATCTGATTGAATAAGTTTCATATTCAAAATCCATTCTACAACTCTTGCCAAGTCAGAATAAACAGTACTAGCACAGCATTGTTTGTAAAGTAAATAACATAATTCTTTAATATCAGATACCAAAGCAAATCATGTGCTTTGCGATTGCAACAAACCAGCCATTTGTTTTGGAGTTGAATATGCTACTGTCATCATTGCCTACCTGTATTAGCGGGAGCTGGAATTTCTTAGTGTGCGCAGAGATTTGAACTGTAATAGGCAGATAATTCAATATAATACTACAGTGGCAAAGTGTAGGTTCAAATTAGACCTTGCATGTTAGTACTCTACATGTCTTTTCCACCCTATCAATGCTATTCTGAATGCTTCACAGAAAACTGCATACACATTTTTATGcttgttattattttgaatagtAGATAAATTGGGATGAATCTACAATGttgatggtctacatctaaactgaaggggggctaatgcattgggagagcatatgtgtaGAGatcttagaaaacaaacaagatgtgtcaaatgttctctGAGTATTTTCCAGTggtgtttacaaaagaaaaaatattccaACTGACTCTTAGAACAGGGGAAGTGATTGGAAAAAGtgtcatacctatccacaagaaaagggacaaaactgatccaagaaattacagaccaatcagtttcacctgcattacttgtaaatttttttagaaaatgattagaggagcatcttaatgtaaaacatattcttggtgatagtcaacaggggtttagacgaggcaggtcatgttttactaatttattagagtttttcgaacatgcaactgcagctgtacatgacgtgaaagcatatgatatgatatacttagatttccagaaagcttttgataaggttccacaccaaagactgatcctaaaattgcAAGCTGTATGTATTCAGGCtaatataagtagatggattgttatctggttgatgtataggataTGGAGGGTGtcaataagaggagttgcttc
It includes:
- the LOC136751805 gene encoding cystatin-like, which gives rise to MADFWQFLCVLLSSALLTVSAAPLEAIDADPNSLEVRDSAAFALESFNYFSKEPCLYKITKFDTVTMKAIGGGEYTMDVELQLTQCKKGKSADLESCPVVTAPAQAKALQCVFVVLNAPWKQERVLIKSHCSPRQQEQ